From one Shewanella sp. GD04112 genomic stretch:
- a CDS encoding MarR family transcriptional regulator — protein MEKYEQLLISLRRVIRAIDIHSRQLNKHSGLTGPQLMVMQKIAQLGAPLAKQVAEEITLSPATVTTIIDRLEGRGLVIRKRSESDKRKVHLHLSEAGRALLQESPKPLQEHFIKQYQNLEEWEQSQLLSSVERIAAMMDADKIDAAPMLLVGKIQGDE, from the coding sequence ATGGAAAAATACGAACAACTGCTGATTTCACTGCGCAGGGTGATCCGCGCTATCGACATTCATTCCCGGCAACTCAATAAACATTCAGGCCTGACGGGGCCGCAGTTAATGGTGATGCAGAAAATTGCCCAGCTCGGCGCTCCCTTAGCCAAGCAGGTGGCCGAAGAAATCACCCTCAGCCCAGCCACTGTGACGACAATTATTGATAGGCTCGAAGGGCGGGGATTAGTGATCCGCAAGCGCAGCGAGTCCGATAAGCGCAAGGTGCATTTACATTTAAGTGAGGCGGGGCGGGCATTATTGCAAGAGTCGCCTAAACCACTTCAAGAGCACTTTATAAAGCAATATCAAAATCTTGAAGAGTGGGAGCAGAGTCAGTTGCTCTCATCGGTGGAGCGTATTGCCGCCATGATGGACGCCGATAAAATTGATGCCGCGCCTATGCTGTTGGTGGGTAAAATTCAAGGGGACGAATAA